From Drosophila santomea strain STO CAGO 1482 chromosome 2R, Prin_Dsan_1.1, whole genome shotgun sequence:
ATATTTAATGCCATGACGGTGGGGCAACGAAGGTTGCCAAGGAGGTGGAGAATgatgaggagcaggaggaggatggCACAGAAAGGAGGAGCAGTCACTGCTGATGACACTATCCGGCGGGGTACgcaaatatttccttttcaTCCCCAGCTTTCAACCCCAACCCCACACTgagtcacacacacacacataattgaattgttttgcTGCACTTTAACAGCTCGTTAAATCTGTCAACATTGATCAATCAAACCGAGTGAGAGAGGGGGGGGGAGTAAGTGAAAGTGGGCGGGCAAAGAGAAAGTTGTACCATCAGCAGCTGAAAGTTATAAAAGCCAAGGGATCCGGGAATTTCCTCGTTACCTCCTCCGGCAACGACTGGCATTTTAAAAGCCTTTCCAGCCTCGAGCAGAAAAGGCCAAACGAAAGTAATTTCCCATTTTGCAAAAATGCACAAGGAGCAGCCCGTGAAAGGGCAAATGGCAACTACTtcaatggaaattaattaagtaCAGAAAACAATGAAGCCTGCAGAGCGATGGCAGTTCGCTTATCAGAACGAGGAAGCCAAGCAGCAAAGaaattgttataaataatCAAGCAGACAAACGCCTCGTTTTGGCTAGCTGCACATTGGCAAGAGATGCTAATATGCTGCGAATGCCCAGGAAAAGCCGGCCAACTCACATAGAGGAAGCAAACTTGACTCAAGTGCATTGTCAAGGCGGTACacgaaaacagaaacagcaacagaaacagcaacagaaatggccaagaaataaaaaaggaaagcaaGGAAAAcatcgaggaggaggagcaatGTGAAGGCGCCCATGCGACGATGCACTTGCTCTCGGCCAGCGACATACATAATTACATGGCAGTGAGCCCAGAAGACGGGGCACATGCTCGTATGTATTTATAAAGCGTATTTAAATGGCGTATAAACACATAAACAAATGTATTATTGTCGGTCTGCACGCCGAGGTATTCGCCGTCTGCTATGAGAATACAAATTAACCAAATTCCTTGCAACTTGCTATGAAAATACGAGAACATGCTAAGATCAAGGCAACTTGCTTGGCTGCCTTTGACCCTGCTTTTGAATTCCACCTCAAGTTGTGGGGCTTGAAAAACGCTCTGCGCtctttgcttttatttcatttttctaattaaatctaaatgaatataaataaatatttggctCGCAAAGAATGAAAAGGTTACTGGGATTGCTACAAAAATAAGACGCTCAAGTGAGGAAAGCTTGTGAGCTCGGAAATTCACAtcattatacatttttcacGAAGATTAGAGGGTATTCTAAACTTGAAGAGAAGTATGTAACAGCCAATATATATAGTGTATATAATCTTACAGCAGAAATATCTAACATTTTTAAGAACAAACCATTTCTTCAAGAGGCTgttcttattatttattctttaaaaataataatagtatcATTTTAATGCCTAAGTGGGGAAACATTCTGTATGCCGATTTATATTtctgatttctttttttatgtCAAATATAACAAATTCATTCAAATGAAAAACACAGAAAGCGTAGTTATTTGCCTTGCTATAAGAATGCACATAAGAAAAATTCTTAAAGACGTTCCACAGAAACAGAGAACAAGAAATCAGTCAAAGGTCAAGGAAAATCTACCGAATAATCTGGATGCTGAAGAAAAATTTCGCAtgctaatttgattttcaaaatgaataaaacaaaGTGCATATGCATACACATTTATATGGCTTTAGCAAATCCTAAAACGTATTCAGTTTGCTTTAAGAAGATAAGTACAGAAACTAAAAGTTATTCAGTTGGCTTTAAGATAAATACAACTTGCCATGTATTTCTAAAGCAAGCTACAATAATTCGGTTAGCAGACACATATTTTGTATTCGCCATTTGGCCAATTAGCTAGCTGCCTTTAACTGCACTGCCAATCAAAAAGAAGGTCATTCATGTAATGGCTCAATCAATCTCATTTCTCCCAGTTCTCCCAGGAATTTTGCACTCCAGCTGAGAAAACATGACGAACAATAAAGTTTTGTGCTGATTTGTGTGGGCCATAATTCGCCATAATTCCCCTACACATCCAAATGGGCATAACCACCAAAGGCAGGcgcaaaaaatatacaaagaCACAATGATACAGGTAGCATAGACATGTGATACTTATGCAAAAGGAAATTAGATGAATGGGAAGGGGGCTGCGTTGcgaaagcaaagcaaacaaagctGTCGAAAAGAGTAAACTCAATTTATGAGAAAAGCGTTGGCAGAGGCTGCCGAAATGCGGAGCAGCTTCAACGCAAATTGCGTATTCGCAACGTGGGCCCATGCAGAGTTACCCGAGCAGCAAAACCAGGCGCAGAGGGTTGGCGCTTTGATGGGTATGGGTTCCAATTGAAGCTCAGTCTGACATGTACAGGCTGACAGAAGAGCAGTCCGTCATTTTCGGGACGTGAACAAGTTTGGGGGATGGAATCCACATTAGGGTAATTAAATTGGTTATGTTCAAACCGCAGGTGTTATACGTACATCAAAGCTCTTTCTACTTTTGTTCAGATACCAATAATTTACAGGATTATACACTTAGGGTCAATCTATAAACAACTACTGATTAaaaaacatacacacaaataTCAGTTTCAATATTCAATCTTAAAAGGCTTATaatcacaaacacacacaaaatataAGATAGCAATGCAATACCCTCAAAACCAACTATCTGTACAACAAATGTGTATAAAATACCAATAGGCATAATTCAAATTAactgaaatcaaaacaaaatctCACTTACAGCAAGAATTTGCAGGAACAAAGAGCTCTTTATGAATTGCTATTAAATTTACACCATTGTCAGGGAGTCCAACTCACCGTTCAGAGAATCTGCAGCTAAGTTGTATTCGTATCGGTTCGTTGGGTTGACATTTCTATATTCCCCTTAAATTTGAATGtaacacaaatatttgtttgtttacacaACACACGCACTCGCACTGTTGTTTGCTCGATTCACTGGGTTTACATATGTGGCACATGAATGTGGTGCGTTTCGTTTGGCTTTCGCTTTCgcttttggtttggtttgttttttggtttttggttaagtttcgattcgattcgatggGAGACTAGACTTTGTGGCTCGTTTCGAGTCGTTTCAGTTGCACTTccattattttttgcaatcTTTATTCATGTGTCGCTGGCACAACGACAACACACacaacataaataataataacaacaacaggaACTACGACCGATCGACGACGAATTTAGACTGAGACTCGAGCAGCTGtaagcatttaaatattttgacaatTCTTGTTTGTGTTCCGCCGCTCTTTCTTTTTGCTGTGCTTTCTCGCGATTCTCATGGCTGCTCTACTGATGTTGCTGCTAGTTGCatggttgctgctgttgctgttgctgcaaatgttgctcctgttgctgttgctgttgctgcttctgatactgctgctgctggctgtaCGCATGTTGCCGcctttaataataatatcataTCGCTGCCATGGCGCTGCTGTTTGTCGAGCGCTTCAATTGGAACACACAGACGAGCGCTTCTGCTTGCCGTGGGttaacggggcgtatgcgcgaTATGCTTTCATTGGCCTTAGCCAGTATTAACAGACCAGTTTATACCGCATCCGTGACGTGGCTCATCCAGCCAATGACGTCATGGCCGCTGTCACAGCTGTCACGCGCAGAAAGTGTTCAAACACTATTTATAGACGCAACGGCCTCCCGCTCCGCACGCCGCCAACCGCCCATTTGTCcatcagctgctgctgctaattTTTGCAAGTGTTTTTCTTAGCGCTTTTCTTGGATCGCAGCTGAAAATAGACAGAAAAAGGCGGAGAGTGTGAGGAAGAAATTGTCGTTTTTGTGTGTGAAGCTCATTGAAATGTTTGCGCGTactcaatttttatttgcatctAAATATATGCATCTAAATAAATAGTGTAGTATACTACAGAGAATGGCAATCGATGGCAACCGtgattactcatacgccccgcTAGCCAAGCagatgcaaaatgcaaaatgctaattaaattgcattcgAGTGCTCTGCACTGCTCTGCATTCCAATGTTGGCTCAATCACAGTTGCCACTAAAATTTATGGATTGAATACCATTGCAGAAGCCTTAAGCGCCGAACAATCAGCGAGGCACTCAGCCTCCTCATAATTCTGGGTGAATTCGGTGAAAGGGAATTCCTGATTGGACTCCAGTCACCTGTGCCCTTTGCTCCCTCCCCCTTCAGCGTGGAATTAATATAATTACCCAACGACAAGCTTTGATgttcagtttcagtttaaTTGTATTAATTGTGTCAATGTGTTAACGACATCAGCAGTGTGAATTTCCCACGGACAATTCAATAAATGGGACCCGGTCGTCGGGGTTGGTTAGGATTGAAGGGCGACGGCCTCGTATCGAAAATGGGTCCCTGCTGACGATGAGGCTCCGACAGGACCGATGTAGCCATGGCCATCACACTCAGCAGTGCCAGAAAAATCGCTCCAAGATTAAGTTGCATCTTAGCTCGGTGATGGGAATTGATTGATGCTTTGAGCGCTGAGATGGCGCTGCTTTTATAGCCCAGTGCCAGACAAACGAGTCGCAGATTGGGGACTTTTTATTTGAGCTGCTGCGATAAGCAGCCGAACGAATGACGGACAAATGTCAGTCGGGGGCAGATAACCGATGGTGGCCAGGGGAATCCAGCCAGCACCATTCCAGAGGGGCTTCCCACGGTGCCGGATTATCAGCCTAGACTAAATGTAAATATGACGTTTCTCGCTGAATATTTATGTTGTCCCCCCAGTGAGCTCCCCACCTCCACAGCTCTCCAAACACTCTTCTTCTTTTTAGCGCCCTGTTGGTTTTTCTGCATTGCAAATTACCCACCGACAAGCACGGCAGCCATTCAAAGGCATAGTCAACATGCGTCAACACggagccacgcccactgccccACGCCCTACGCCCCTCCCAGCATCTGCCTTCTAAGTtctacacagagagaaaactaatcattttattcattttgatACTAAGCAGGTCAAATGAATATACTTAATCAGttattaaaatagtttttcttAAAGCTGATTAAAGGTTTTTTGCGACCAACATTCACTATACAGTATGCACACAAGTCACGAATGATTTATATCTGTTTTATATGGGGCCATATACATGCAATAAAGCAAATAGAATTAAGCAATTAAAGCGGAAAACCCCCCTCCATAAAAATGATATAATTTTGTGTATGGCAACGTCAGCAACTACAAATGTTTTCAATATCCGAGCAGTGAGTTTCAGGAACAGATAACTCGCAATAGATGATAGTTTGTTTTCAGTGCACGATGAAAGCATCTAGAAGGCGGGTTTTTGGGGGcacggatgcggatgcggaggtggaaagtggaaagtggaaagtgcagctgcaacagcaacagcagcagctccagcaaaTGCCCCTTGGCTCGATTAGAGCACTTTGTTAGTTTTCTCGCAGCAGAATGGGGGCTGCAGAAAAGGGGTTGGATGTGCTGCTGCCCTTTAAATGACTCGACATTTTGACATTTTGAGTAATTTTGCActtgcattttattgtttgtgtGCTTACTTCTAAGGTTTTAAGGGGTAAAAAGAAGAGGCTATAGTCACGGCTCATTAGGCGTTGCAAACGCTTCACTTACGCGGGTAGTGAAGGAAAACGGGGTAAGCTGCTTTGATTGACGCAGTTTCCGCTTCAGCAAACTGCGCACAAAACCCCAGCGAGACAAACAAAAGGTGTtcattaaacataaaatatgttATTGTTTATCAAATCGATTTCAATTGACCTCTGCCTTCAAAATCGGTTTACAAAAATTCCTTTTATGTTCTCTTCGGCagcaataaatcaaataaatcaaacgcaataccaaataaaattaatccATTTCCATGGTTAGcgcattaaaaaataaatgtttggcCGGCGCGTAAACAGTCGAATAGATTCTGAATGTAAACACATCGGTGGGAGAGACAGGCAAATTGCGGCATTAGTCAATCAATCACAGCCGACGGCTAATGGCAGAAAAGTCGACTTTTTGGCCCAGAGAACTGGGCTAAGAAATTTGAGCTTAACTGGTGCAAAAAGTTTAACGTTTGCTTTTGCCATTTCGCCTGGCATTCTGGCATTCATTTCGTAGCCGTGCGGCTGacattttgaaatgtttcTTGCAAATCGTTCTTGAGTAGGCTAAGCTCAAGTGCCACGCCTCCAGCCCAGAGACCCGCCCCCGGGGGCTAACGACCGTAACAAGAGTAACGGCACACagtaatgaaaaaaaaatatataagtaccatatacatacatatacctaGCTCAGCCACAAAAAGGCAAAGTtaaaatttttggaaaaatcACACGGCCAGGAAAACTTGAATTCTAGCCGATAAGAGCCGCGCAATGGAGGcaattcaattgaaaacaTGAAAAGTTGTCAACCTGCAGAGTGGCGGAAAATGTTTTCGCACCGTTCCTAGGAAACGGATACCAACTCGAGGGTAAAACACTCGACGACTTCGGGACATTGCCAAATCGATACGACCTTGACGCGCCAAATGACAGCTGAgaaatcattaaaaaatatattctaatTATGAGTGGCAACTCGCGAACGCAAATGTTTTGCAAACTCATCACGTATCAGCTTGGTTTCAGTATTTCCAATTTCAAAGTGAATCTCTAGCGGCGATATGTGTTTGCCGACAGTTGATGGACAAACTTTTATCAGTCAATAAACCCTGGTTCTTTTAGCGCTACTCAAGCGTGTGTGCTTTGAATAATTGTTGCATAATAAATTCCAATAAACTTCCTTTGGTTTGGTTATGCATGTGTGTATTTTGTGTGTACAAGCCAATTCTAGGAAGTATAATGGGGATTTATTCTAATTGTGAATAGACAGCCTAATGGATTTTGGAAGTATCAGCATGCTCTCACATCGCATGTCGTTTGTTCTTTTTCTATTTGGTAATGAATATTCACAGACTAACGTGGTTTTAAAAGTGTTTTCTTCTCAACAAATGCATAACTTTTTAAGCACATAAAGTGCAATATGATGACTGTGGAACTCATTAGCCAACCAGTTAACAACTTAAGTTTTAAACTGcagcattttgtgttttgtaagTATTTTTGCAACGgagtatataaaatattaggCAGACAAAGGGTAGGAGAAAAAGTGATATATACCTATAGCATGCAAAATGACTTATTAAGTTTATTGTTGGCAGGTTCACAGACATCCATAACTCAGGGACTTGGATCAATAAAGTGCCAGAAAACGCTCTGAAATGCAAAGGCAGCCCGCCCCGAAATAGGCAGCCTCGTAAATATGCATTTTCCCCTTGCAGAGGCAATCATAAATAAGCTCCGGTGATGGCAGATGGGCAGGTAACCAGAGCCGAAGAGGAGCTATTTAGGTGAGCTTGAAACGAGAATACAAAGTTCATTAAATACGTATGAAGGCAGGCATTCTGGCGGGCCACGAAATGCCAGTTGTTCGTCCCAAAAATGGCTGCCATAAATGCGCCAGCTCATTTCTTgggggggaaatgggaaatggagcTGGGAGCTAAAACTGAGAGCTGAGGGCTGAGAGCTGAGGGCTGGAGGAATGGAAATGAGGTAAATGCTTCTGTTCCTACTTGGGTCCTGCCCCAAATGTTATTCAGACAAGATGAAGCACTTAGAGCAACGTTGTGCGATGTCAGCATCCTGCGGGGAatggaagtggcagtggcagtggaagtggaagcTCCTGCACATCCCTGCCGGGTATCACATtcgctttgtgtgtgtgtgcgtccCGGACGGACAGGTGATAATGAATACACTCACCGCCTCGGTGGCGCACATGTTGCTATTTAAGCAGTTAATGACGCGTTTAAAGCTAAACGCCAACCGCAAAGCCACAACGACTACTCTTTTATTAACTATGCAATTTCCCTAACGGCCCTTTTCGGCCTGCCATTTCTGTCCGCCACTTGGCCAAATGCTTTTGTTTCTCCATAATTtccataataataatattttgggTGTATTTCTTCTGCTGGTAATCACATATATTCTGAGTCCATGGATACTCTACTGTGAAAAtcgttttgtttattttcccaACATGAGCGAAACTCATAATTTTCCCTTAGCCATCCTGGCAGTTAATCAAAAGTGGATGGGAAGCAGGCGAAAATTGAGTAGACAATAAAACTGAAGGCTCCGCCAAGCATATCGCtcaaaagtggtgcttttgaTAGTCGAAGCTCCACTGCAGCCTCAGCCTACAAATTCGATTTGTCCTTTATTGAGCTGCCTTGTGATTGCCACACGTCACACGGCTCAAAGGACGTGCTGCCATTTCAGAGCTTCCTTTttccattctccattctccattctccTGCCCGCCATTTCCCTCAATTTTGTtgcttcatttttttttttttgaaaggAACCATAAGCCAAGCTGGAACTAAACCCACCTGACACATGTCGGCTGGCATACAAAGTGTCCAAAAATCATGGCACAAAAGGCGGGCACAATGTGCTCTTTGTTGGTCAGCAGGTGATTGcttcctgtgtgtgtgtggtgtgtgtgtgtgtgtgtgtgtgtgtgtgctccaCCACTCAGCATGGCgacattgcgtatacgccacggGTGAGCGGGCAGTGTTTGATGGACAAAGCCGTCgtaaatctaattaaatttcacaCAGCTGCCCAAACATTGAAGCGGACACTTGTTGGCCCACGGAATTTTTGGTGAATTTTCGGGAAAGTCCCGAAGCCAAATAATATAACAGCAGGACCGCATCGATAGCCATCGGGGGATTTTGGCGCGAATAATGCTAAAATGACAGGCCATGCATAAATGCTAAAGCGTGTTGGTAGCTTTGCcagttttttagtttttttagcgttcttgttttcatttctcGTTTTTGGCCATTCAGCAAGGTGGTCGTTGGACGTTATTAGCATGCCATCATCACCATCGCCGGCCACACCAACTGCCAGCCAGTTCATGTAGAACGTGCTCAAGTGGGCACAGTCGCGTGCCTCATTATTCCCCCAAGGAACCCCGCTTTCCCCACGtgaaatgttttcatttgggaatgggaatgttTTCGGTGGTCTCGTTTTCGCGCAACTAAAGAAGAAATCAGAATCAGGTCAGCGACTGAGACTtagactgcgactgcgacggTGGTGATAAAAACTTGAAAGTCACTTTAAGGCGGCCACACAAAAGCGAGAAGAAAACGGatgaaataaatgttaagGTCAACATGGAAGGAAACCGAGATATGCTGCCCGAGCGTATAAGCGGGAGTCAAACCAACAAGTCTCGAAATATTCACTTTGTAATTGGATGCTGTCgtctgctgcctgctgcctgctgcatACCTTTATAGCCCAGTCGACCCTCGACAAAACCATGCCAACGAACACCCACTGCCTGGGGCCATAAAAAAGGAGCTCAGAATGAATGCATATGAGCATGTGTTTGTGTACACAGCGCACAAAAGTGTTGGCATCGCTATGGAGGTCCTTAAAGTCGGGAAATCTGAATTATGTTGGTGGAGCAAGACAAACTACAGAGGAAAAATATGAATGTGTTCTATACAATTGGAACTTATATAAGTTCAAAACCAAATCTTAAAGTTCTTCAATTGCTTAGTTGTAAAACCTATCTTGCAGTGTAACAGAGCAGCGCACTCTTAAATCAATACCTTTATTGCGTAATTTAAATCATTGACTTTTCCCCCAGTGTACTCGTATCTGTGAGTCTCCGTTGTACTTCGGTGTTGTTTTCTTTCTTCACATAAAGTCGGTTTGcctctgtctgtgtgtgttcaGCCATTTTTTTGTAGCCCCAAAGTTGAAGCGAATTGTCGTGTTTGTTTTATAGTtattgcttttgtttcgcTTTCGCCCATCGCAGTGCTCTATAGCCCAGCTTTTCCCACTGCTTTCTTCCCTTTTTTATACCACTTTCcattctttttttctttcattcattttcattctcCTGCAGAGGACTGCGCTCTTCTTGTCCTTGCCCCTCCTCCAACTTATGCACATTTAATCTTATGACagcaaaaatgttgtaaaattGTTTATGGCACTTTGCGACATGGTCAGTATTTCCACAGTTTACAGTTTACAGTTTACTCCTTGGGATCTTTTCATTTCGCACACATATGTTCCGGAACTACAGGAGCATTTACATGTTTCTGCTGGGCGGGAATGGGATTTGACGGATGGGATCTCGTGACGAGTGGGATTACGTGGATAATGGATGGAGGATTTGGGCAACCGTGCGCAGGACCTTCGCAAAATGCGACGAAGTTGGAGGAGTGAAAAAAGTCACCTGTGACACTTTAATTTCTTAACTGCATAGCTCTGCTTTAATCACACTTATCAGCTGCAAGTAGCTGCACTTAATTAATGGATAAAGATATCGCAAgtgtgagtaaaaacaaaGAGAATTTTAAATGCAGTCTGTTAACACAAAATGTATATACTATTAAGAAATTGCTTTAAAAGTAACCAAATGGCcgtttactttactttactttgcTTTAGAAATTATGTAGTTATATATTCAGCAATTTGAAACTTGATGTAGTTTCTTTGGGAAGTCTTTTAGTTTATCAAAACTTAGGCGTCCACAGAATCACAAATTCAGTTTCAATTAAGTTTACAAAGCTTAATCCCCTTTATTAGTTGATGGCAAAGCTCtaagcaaaataaaatcattgaCAAAACTTGGCAGACCATTTAATAAACTTCTGAATCAGACTCTTCTTTCAATTGGTAGAAATGAAGTGCCAGATGCCATATTTTTTATGCGTTCCACACTTTGCTCTGATTTCCACTTACCAATTTCGAGAAAATGTTGGCCTTATCTGCCGTCGACAACCTGTTGGCTGCTTTTCCCCATTCACTTAAACGCTTTTCCCCTGATTGCGAATCTTATCTCTATTGTTGGCGCAATAATCAGGCAAATTTCATGAAATTCACTTGGCAAACGATTTGGTTTTCGTGTCAAAGCTTTGTCCAGTTCAATTTGGTTTATATTTTAATCGAAATATATTTGCCAAGCTGTCTACATTTTGCTATATACCcgcatttatttgtttatgtatATGTTTTCTTGCGTGGCCAGCAGATGTTTGTTAGTCTCGTTTTTGTTGTCGTTTAAAtctgaaaattattattagtaatttGTTGGTCTGCAGACAGTGTAtatccctctctctctttctctttctccttTCACTTCTCTTCTCTGCTCTTTCAGGGGCTTTTCTTCTTCTATCGTTTTTGggtgaaaattgaaatgggCTTTCAGCGCCTAAGAAGTTTTATCACGATAATTTATGATTGGAATATGCGTGGTCAGTTAGCACTAAGTaagtacatatacatatagtagACTCTCTCTTTTGTTAGTATGGTATAGTATAGCTATAGTTCTGTcgaaaaatatagtttttttttcccttCTTGTTCCTCAGGCTTCGTGTGTTGTATTCTTTTAGCGAATTTTTGGTCAGGTTATCTCTTTGTGTTTTTGAGCTTCTCGGGCTTTTGTGGCACACTCAGTGACTTGTGGCTCGGGGAGCTCTCATTATGGTCACGTTGAAACCGTTGTGGCACTGGCCCAGGCACACTCCACGGCGAAACGGGTTCAAATTGCTTGATTGCATTAATTATTCAGTGCCAACGTCGACGTCGTTACAGCTACATCAGCAGGCTAGCTGGCGAGCAGGTCGCGCGCATGCCAAAGTTCACTTATGTAAATGCGCCGCGGCAGTCAAATAAACagcgaaacagaaacagaaactttCCAGAGTTACAAGTACACAGGCGGAGCGGCGATAGTAAAAATTTAAAGCATACTTTTCAGGTGAGCTGCGCTTTGATTTGCATTCAAAAACACAGCGagcgcgcacacacactcatacacgCACGCACCCGGATTTAGTTGGccaacacgcacacactcggCCAAAACGACCAAGCGACCAACCGACCAAGCGACCAACCGACCGACGGACTAACCGAAAGAGAAAGTACTGTGCTGGATACTTGTTGTTTCAGCGGCACGAACACCTCACTACTGC
This genomic window contains:
- the LOC120445924 gene encoding metchnikowin, translating into MQLNLGAIFLALLSVMAMATSVLSEPHRQQGPIFDTRPSPFNPNQPRRPGPIY